One Mycolicibacterium sp. ND9-15 genomic window, CGGTTCTCGAGAACCCCGGCCGGCCCCGTCGGCGCACCGCCGCAGGCCGCCACTCCGATCACCGATATCGGGTGGTAGGAAAATTTGCTGGAAAAGGCTAGGCACTAGGCTGTCGAGTTAGCTACGATTTGCCGTATGGCAGTGCGGGCATCGAGGGAAGTGGTCTTCGAGGCGCCCAAGGACGCGATCATGGAGACGCTCGCCGACATCGACGCGGTCCCCTTGTGGTCGCCTGTGCACAAGCACACCGAGGTGCTCGACCGGTATCCGGACGGCCGTCCCCACCACGTCAAGGCGACGGTCAAGATCATGGGAATCACCGACAAGGAGTTGCTCGAGTACCACTGGGGCGACGACTGGATGGTCTGGGACGCCAAGGCCAACATGCAGCAGCGCGGTCAGCACGTCGAGTACAACCTCACCCCGGAAGGCGAGGACCGCACCCGCGTGCGCTTCGACATCATCCTCGACCTGGCCGCGCCGATTCCCGAGTTTCTGGTGCGCCGCGCCAAGAAGATCGTGCTCGACATCGCGACCGAGAACCTGCGCCGTCGGGTGATGGCCGCGGCTACCTAGCCGTTGCGCAGCACTTCCAGTCGGCGGATCGCCTCGTCCAAGGTTTCGTCCCGCTTGCAGAACGCGAAGCGCACCAGGTGATTCCACGCGCCGGCGTGCTCGGCGCCCGGATCGCAGAACGCCGACATCGGGATGGCCGCGACCCCCGCCTTCTGCGGCAGCTCCGCACAGAACGCGGCGCTGTCGGCAAAACCCAGCGGGCGCGGGTCGGCGCACAGGAAGTAGGTCCCGAAGCTGTCGTGTACCCCGAAGCCGAGGTCGGCCAGCGCGCTGCCCAGCCGGTCGCGCTTGGCCTGCAACGACTCTCGCAGCGCGGCCACCCAGGCGTCTTCATTGTTGAGCGCGTGCGCCACGGCCGGTTGGAACGGTGCGCCCCCGACGTAGGACAGGTACTGTTTCGCGGCTCGCACACCCGCGATGAGATCGGCTGCGCCACAAGCCCAGCCGATCTTCCAGCCGGTGACATTGAACATCTTGGCGGCGCTCGAGATCGTGATCGTGCGGTCGGCCATACCGGGGTAGGACGCCAGCGGAATATGGCGGCGGCCGTCGAATACCAGATGCTCGTAGACCTCGTCGGTGATCACTAGGAGGTCGGCCTCGACGGCCAGTTCGGCCACCGCCCGTAGTTCGTCGTCACCGGCGACCATGCCGGTGGGGTTGTGCGGCGAGTTGACGATTAGCGCTTTGGTCCTGGGTGTGACGGTGTTTCGCAGGCCGTCGACATCGATTGCGAATCCGCGCCCGTCCTGAAGCAGGGGGACCGCCCGGCGCTCGCAGCCCGCCATCGCGATGACGGGGGAGTAGGAGTCGTAGAACGGCTCGATCAGCAGCACCTCGGAGCCGGGTTCGACCAGGCCCAGGACAGCGGACGCGATCGCCTCGGTGGCGCCGACGGTTACCAGCACCTCGGAGTGCGGGTCGTACTCGGTGCCGTACGCGCGTTCGCGTTGCGCGGCGATGGCCTCGCGCAGCGGCGCGATACCGAGACCGGGCGGGTACTGGTTGACGCCCTCGGCGATCGCGTTCTGGGCGATCTCGAGCATCGCCGACGGCCCGTCCTCGTCGGGAAAGCCTTGTCCGAGGTTGACTGCGCCGATACGGGCTGCCAGCGACGACATCTCGGCGAAGATAGTCACCGCATACGGCTGTAGCCTGCGAACCGTCATAGCCGATGAGCGTAGGCGCCGCCCAGCGTGCGCCCACTGCGAAGATCGAGCCGAAATTTCGCAGTGAGTGCACGTCGGCGGCGAGAAAGCGACGGTGCAGTGCCCAACCAACAGGTTGGCCGAGGCTGTTAGGCTGCCGGGCAGAGGACTACCGTCCAAGTGGACAGGCATCCCCCAACCCAATCTGAACAGGAAATGTCTCCATGTCTGAAGAAGCCTTCATCTATGAGGCGATCCGCACGCCTCGCGGCAAGAACAAGAACGGTGCGCTGAACGAGGTCAAGCCGGTCAACCTGGTCGTCGGGCTGATCGAGGAGCTGCGCAGCCGTTACCCCGATCTCGACGAGAACCTGATCAGCGACGTCATCCTCGGGTGCGTGTCGCCCGTCGGCGACCAAGGCGGCGACATCGCCCGCACCGCCGCGCTGGTGGCCAAACTGCCCGAGACCACCGGCGGGTTCCAGCTCAACAGGTTCTGCGCCTCGGGTCTGGAGGCGGTCAACACCGCCGCACAGAAGGTCCGCTCCGGCTGGGACGACCTGGTTCTCGCGGGCGGCGTCGAGTCCATGAGCCGTGTTCCGATGGGCTCCGACGGCGGCGCGTGGGCCAGCGACCCGGAGACGAACTACAGCATCGGCTTCGTGCCGCAGGGCATCGGCGCCGACCTGATCGCGACGATCGAGGGCTTCTCCCGCGAAGACGTCGACCGCTACGCGCTGCGCAGCCAGGAAAAGGCCGCCGCGGCGTGGTCGGGTGGCTACTTCGCCAAGTCCGTCGTCCCGGTGCGCGACCAGAACGGTCTGGTCATCCTCGACCACGACGAGCACATGCGTCCCGACACCACGCTGGAGGGCCTCGGCCAGCTGAAGACCGCGTTCGACGGAGTGGGTGCGATGGGTGGATTCGACGACGTGGCGCTGCAGAAGTACCACTTCGTCGAGAAGATCAACCACGTCCACACCGGCGGCAACAGCTCCGGCATCGTCGACGGCGCCGCGCTGGTGCTGGTGGGCTCCGAGAAGGCCGGCCAGTCTCAGGGTCTCACCCCGCGGGCGCGCGTCGTGGCCACCGCCACCAGCGGCGCCGATCCGGTCATCATGCTGACCGGGCCGACCCCGGCCACTCGCAAGGTGCTCGACCGTGCCGGCCTGACAGTCGACGACATCGACCTGTTCGAGCTGAACGAGGCGTTCGCCTCGGTGGTGCTGAAGTTCCAGAAGGACCTCGACATCCCCGACGAGAAGCTCAACGTCAACGGTGGCGCCATCGCGATGGGTCACCCGTTGGGCGCCACCGGCGCCATGATCACCGGAACCATGGTCGACGAGCTCGAGCGTCGCAACGCCCGGCGTGCGCTGATCACGCTGTGCATCGGCGGCGGCATGGGCGTGGCCACCATCATCGAGAGGGTCTGAAAATGGCGGAGAACACGATCAAGTGGGACAAGGATGCCGACGGTATCGTCACCCTGACGCTGGACGACCCGACCGGCTCGGCCAACGTGATGAACGAGCACTACCGGGAATCCATGCGCAACGCGGTCGAACGTCTTGTCGCGGAGAAGGATTCGATCACCGGTGTGGTCATCACCAGCGCGAAGAAGACCTTCTTCGCAGGCGGCGACCTCAACACCATCGTCCAGGCGGGCCCGGAGAACGCCGGCGAGTTCTTCGCCGAGGTCGAGGGCATCAAGCGTGATCTACGTGCGCTGGAGACGCTGGGCAAGCCCGTCGTGGCGGCCATCAACGGCGCCGCGCTCGGCGGCGGCCTGGAGATCTGCCTGGCCTCGCATCACCGCATCATCGCCGATGTGCCCGGTGCGGTCGTCGGGTTCCCCGAGGTGACGCTGGGCCTGCTGCCGGGTGCGGGCGGCGTAACGCGCAGCGTGCGGATGTTCGGCATCCAGAAGGCCTTCATGGAGGTGCTTTCCCAGGGCACCCGCTTCAAGCCGGGCAAGGCCAAGGAGACCGGCCTGGTCGACGAATTGGTCGGCAGCGTCGACGAATTGGTGCCCGCCGCGAAGGCTTGGATCAAGGCCAATCCCGACGCGCATGTGCAGCCGTGGGATGCCAAGGGCTACAAGATGCCCGGCGGAACTCCGACATCGCCGGCCCTGGCGAGCATCCTGCCGTCGTTCCCGGCGCTGCTGCGCAAGCAGCTCAAAGGTGCGCCGATGCCGGCGCCGCGGGCGATCCTGAACGCGGCCGTCGAGGGCGCGCAGGTCGACTTCGACACCGCGAGCCGTATCGAGAGCCGCTACTTCACGCAGCTGGTCACCGGGCAGACCGCCAAGAACATGATCCAGGCGTTCTTCTTCGACCTGCAGTACATCAACGGCGGAGGCAGCCGGCCCGACGGTATCGACCCCGTCAAGATCAACAAGATCGGCGTGCTGGGCGCGGGCATGATGGGTGCCGGCATCGCCTACGTCTCGGCCAAGGCCGGGTTCGACGTCGTGCTCAAGGACGTCAGTCTCGAGGCCGCGCAGAAGGGTAAGGGGTACTCGGAGAAGCTCGAGGCCAAGGCGCTCGAGCGCGGCCGGACCACGCAGGAGAAATCCGACGCGCTGCTGGCCCGCATTACGCCGACGGGTGACCCGGCCGATCTTAAGGGCGTGGACTTCGTCGTCGAGGCGGTGTTCGAGGACCAGGACCTCAAGCACAAGGTCTTCGGTGAGATCGAGGACATCGTCGAGCCCAACGCGCTGCTGGGGTCGAACACCTCGACGCTGCCGATCACCGGCCTGGCGACCGGGGTGAAGCGCCAGGAGGACTTCATCGGCATCCACTTCTTCTCCCCGGTCGACAAGATGCCGCTGGTGGAGATCATCAAGGGCGAGAAGACCTCGGACGAGGCGCTGGCCCGGGTGTTCGACTACACGCTGGCGATCGGCAAGACCCCGATCGTGGTGAACGACAGCCGCGGCTTCTTCACCAGCCGCGTCATCGGCACCTTCGTCAACGAGGCACTCGCGATGCTCGGCGAGGGCATCGCGCCCGCGAGCATCGAGCAGGCCGGTTCGCAGGCGGGCTATCCGGCGCCGCCGCTGCAGCTCTCCGACGAGCTCAACCTCGAGCTGATGCACAAGATCGCCGTCGCCACCCGCAAGGGCGTCGAGAGCACGGGTGGCACCTATGAGCCGCACCCGGCCGAGGCCGTCGTCGAGAAGATGATCGAGATCGGCCGACCCAGCCGGTTGAAGGGCGCGGGCTTCTACGAGTACGCCGACGGCAAGCGGGCCGGATTGTGGCCGGGTCTCGCCGAGACGTTCAACTCCGGTAGCACGTCGATCCCGTTGCAGGACATGATCGACCGGATGCTGTTCGCCGAGGCGCTGGAGACCCAGAAGTGTCTCGACGAAGGCGTGCTGACGTCGACTGCCGACGCGAACATCGGCTCGATCATGGGCATCGGCTTCCCGCCCTACACCGGCGGCTCGGCGCAGTTCATCGTCGGCTACCAGGGTCCGGGTGGCGTCGGCAAGGAGGCCTTCGTGGCCCGCGCCAAGGAACTGGCCGCCAAGTACGGAGAGCGGTTCAATCCGCCGGCGTCGCTGACGTAAGGCGAACGGCGCGGCGAGCGCTCACCTGCGTACGTTTCAGCGGACTGAAACCGTACCAGGGTGAGCGCTCGCGGAATTGGCTAGATTGTGGCCGTGCCCGAGAGCTTCACCGAACGGTTCGCGGCAGGCCTGGCGAGCTACGGCGATCGGCAGTGCATCGAGTTCGAGGGCCGCTGGTACACCGGCGCGGACCTCACCGCGTACGCGGACGCCATTGCCTCGGCGCTGAAAGGCGCAGGCGTTCCCGACGACGCGCCGGTCGGACTGGTGGTGCGCAACCGGCTGCAACATGCCGCCGCGATCATCGGCTTCCTCGCCGCGGGCAGGCCGCTGTCGATGACCTACTCGTTCCAGTCGCCCGAGGCGATCGGCCGCGACGTCGAGAAGCTGAACCTTTCGGCCGTCGTCGCCGACGTCGAGGACTGGACGGCGCCCGTCGTCGATGCCGCCGGGCGAACCGGCTGCGTGGGTGTAGCGATCGCGTTGACGGAGCCGACGGTCGTGGTCGTCGCAGGATTGGAGCACTGCGACCCGGTCCACCGGCACGCCGCCGCGGAACCCGATGTCGCACTGCAGATTCTGACCAGTGGCACCACTGGTCCACCGAAGCGCCAGGCGATCAAGACCGCCGTGCTCGAACGCACCGTCTTCAGCGTCACCAGCGGGGAAGCCGCGGCCGCCGACGCCCCACCCGAACTCGCCTACTGGCAGTTCGGCGGCATCGGTGTGTGCCAGTTGGTCGCGGGCGTGTACAACACGCGACGCATAGTGATGCTCGAGAGGTTCAGTGTCGACGGGTTCGTGTCGGCGATCAAGACCCATGGCATCCAGCGATCGGGCGTGCAGCCCGCCGTCTTCCGCATGCTGCTCGACGCCGACGTGGCCAAGGAGGATCTCGCGTCACTGGAGTTCCTGATCAGCGCGTCCGGTCCGCTGGACCCGGAAACCCGCGACGAGTTCGAGAAGAACTTCGATATTCCGATCCGGTTGGCATACGGCGCAACCGAATTCGCGGGCTCACTGTGCGCGTGGACTCCCGACGACGTCGAGCGGTTCGGCGAGGCCAAACGCAACAGCGTCGGCAGGCCGCTCCCCGACACCGAGGTGCGTGTGGTCGATCCGGACACCGGCGCCGAGCTGTCCGCGGGCGAACACGGTCTGCTCGAGGCGAAAGTCGCTCCGATCAGCCCCGATTGGATCCGCACCACCGACATCGCCTCGATCGACGACGACGGCTTCGTCACCCTGCACGGCAGGGCGGACGGTGCCATCAACCGCGGCGGGTTCAAGATCCTGCCCGAAACCGTTCGCCGCGTGCTGATATCGCATCCAGCTGTCCGCGACGCCTGTGTCGTCGGCGTGCCCGACAAGCGGCTGGGCCAAGTCCCGTTCGCCGCGGTCGAAGTGGCACCCGGTACCACCCCGCCGTTGGCCACCGAGCTCGAAAGTCTTGTCCGCCAGCACCTTCCGGCGTACAACGTGCCTGTTGCCGTTGCGGTGGTCGACGAGCTGCCACGTAACCCGGCGCTGAAGGTCAGCCTGCCGGCGGTCGCAGCGCTCTACGAACGGCGCTGCAAGAGGTAGTAACGTGCCGGGTCTTTGCCGTTGTGGTTCATCGCCGGTTCGCTTCCCGACGAAACCAGCGTCCAGCCCGCCGCGAACCTGCGGGCCACCTCACCGGCAGCGATGCCTGGGACACCGAATGACGCGCCGGGGATGAAGCCGACCAGATGCAGCCGGGCCTGCGGTGCCGCCACCGCGGTGATCTCGCGGACGTACGCATCGCGGTCCCCGGGACTCATGCCGTGCAGACACCCGCTGTCGACGATCAGGTCGAAGCCGGATCCGACTCCTTCCGACGACAAGCGGGTCACGTCCGCATGAGCGAACGTGACGGGGACCCTGGCGGCCGCGGCTTTGGCGCGCGCCCGCTCGACGGCCT contains:
- a CDS encoding 3-hydroxyacyl-CoA dehydrogenase NAD-binding domain-containing protein codes for the protein MAENTIKWDKDADGIVTLTLDDPTGSANVMNEHYRESMRNAVERLVAEKDSITGVVITSAKKTFFAGGDLNTIVQAGPENAGEFFAEVEGIKRDLRALETLGKPVVAAINGAALGGGLEICLASHHRIIADVPGAVVGFPEVTLGLLPGAGGVTRSVRMFGIQKAFMEVLSQGTRFKPGKAKETGLVDELVGSVDELVPAAKAWIKANPDAHVQPWDAKGYKMPGGTPTSPALASILPSFPALLRKQLKGAPMPAPRAILNAAVEGAQVDFDTASRIESRYFTQLVTGQTAKNMIQAFFFDLQYINGGGSRPDGIDPVKINKIGVLGAGMMGAGIAYVSAKAGFDVVLKDVSLEAAQKGKGYSEKLEAKALERGRTTQEKSDALLARITPTGDPADLKGVDFVVEAVFEDQDLKHKVFGEIEDIVEPNALLGSNTSTLPITGLATGVKRQEDFIGIHFFSPVDKMPLVEIIKGEKTSDEALARVFDYTLAIGKTPIVVNDSRGFFTSRVIGTFVNEALAMLGEGIAPASIEQAGSQAGYPAPPLQLSDELNLELMHKIAVATRKGVESTGGTYEPHPAEAVVEKMIEIGRPSRLKGAGFYEYADGKRAGLWPGLAETFNSGSTSIPLQDMIDRMLFAEALETQKCLDEGVLTSTADANIGSIMGIGFPPYTGGSAQFIVGYQGPGGVGKEAFVARAKELAAKYGERFNPPASLT
- a CDS encoding pyridoxal phosphate-dependent aminotransferase — translated: MTVRRLQPYAVTIFAEMSSLAARIGAVNLGQGFPDEDGPSAMLEIAQNAIAEGVNQYPPGLGIAPLREAIAAQRERAYGTEYDPHSEVLVTVGATEAIASAVLGLVEPGSEVLLIEPFYDSYSPVIAMAGCERRAVPLLQDGRGFAIDVDGLRNTVTPRTKALIVNSPHNPTGMVAGDDELRAVAELAVEADLLVITDEVYEHLVFDGRRHIPLASYPGMADRTITISSAAKMFNVTGWKIGWACGAADLIAGVRAAKQYLSYVGGAPFQPAVAHALNNEDAWVAALRESLQAKRDRLGSALADLGFGVHDSFGTYFLCADPRPLGFADSAAFCAELPQKAGVAAIPMSAFCDPGAEHAGAWNHLVRFAFCKRDETLDEAIRRLEVLRNG
- a CDS encoding class I adenylate-forming enzyme family protein, whose translation is MPESFTERFAAGLASYGDRQCIEFEGRWYTGADLTAYADAIASALKGAGVPDDAPVGLVVRNRLQHAAAIIGFLAAGRPLSMTYSFQSPEAIGRDVEKLNLSAVVADVEDWTAPVVDAAGRTGCVGVAIALTEPTVVVVAGLEHCDPVHRHAAAEPDVALQILTSGTTGPPKRQAIKTAVLERTVFSVTSGEAAAADAPPELAYWQFGGIGVCQLVAGVYNTRRIVMLERFSVDGFVSAIKTHGIQRSGVQPAVFRMLLDADVAKEDLASLEFLISASGPLDPETRDEFEKNFDIPIRLAYGATEFAGSLCAWTPDDVERFGEAKRNSVGRPLPDTEVRVVDPDTGAELSAGEHGLLEAKVAPISPDWIRTTDIASIDDDGFVTLHGRADGAINRGGFKILPETVRRVLISHPAVRDACVVGVPDKRLGQVPFAAVEVAPGTTPPLATELESLVRQHLPAYNVPVAVAVVDELPRNPALKVSLPAVAALYERRCKR
- a CDS encoding class I SAM-dependent methyltransferase, which produces MSSRQLLFKTFYRLGFVPWDGHPIADSLRDLVDDAALPAGKALDLGCGTGDNSIYLARRGWQVTGVDFVAKAVERARAKAAAARVPVTFAHADVTRLSSEGVGSGFDLIVDSGCLHGMSPGDRDAYVREITAVAAPQARLHLVGFIPGASFGVPGIAAGEVARRFAAGWTLVSSGSEPAMNHNGKDPARYYLLQRRS
- a CDS encoding acetyl-CoA C-acetyltransferase, with the protein product MSEEAFIYEAIRTPRGKNKNGALNEVKPVNLVVGLIEELRSRYPDLDENLISDVILGCVSPVGDQGGDIARTAALVAKLPETTGGFQLNRFCASGLEAVNTAAQKVRSGWDDLVLAGGVESMSRVPMGSDGGAWASDPETNYSIGFVPQGIGADLIATIEGFSREDVDRYALRSQEKAAAAWSGGYFAKSVVPVRDQNGLVILDHDEHMRPDTTLEGLGQLKTAFDGVGAMGGFDDVALQKYHFVEKINHVHTGGNSSGIVDGAALVLVGSEKAGQSQGLTPRARVVATATSGADPVIMLTGPTPATRKVLDRAGLTVDDIDLFELNEAFASVVLKFQKDLDIPDEKLNVNGGAIAMGHPLGATGAMITGTMVDELERRNARRALITLCIGGGMGVATIIERV
- a CDS encoding SRPBCC family protein: MAVRASREVVFEAPKDAIMETLADIDAVPLWSPVHKHTEVLDRYPDGRPHHVKATVKIMGITDKELLEYHWGDDWMVWDAKANMQQRGQHVEYNLTPEGEDRTRVRFDIILDLAAPIPEFLVRRAKKIVLDIATENLRRRVMAAAT